A single window of Granulicella mallensis MP5ACTX8 DNA harbors:
- a CDS encoding pyrroloquinoline quinone-dependent dehydrogenase, whose product MSRTYSLSLPALGLVLFSAFTLHAQTPATGEGWPTYGGDPGGQRYSSAAQITRKNVAKLHPVWTYHTHALETSNLSGSKSNFEATPILFNETLYLTTAFDRIIALDPATGAERWTYDPHIPDDLVTGNYTSRGVAAWQSPVSNDSSCAGRIFVATLDARLIAVDAATGKPCADFGDNGVVNLKTNIPTLTNYRSFGNTSPPTVIGDVVVVGSAVPDNQAVEVEPGVVRGYDVRTGRLLWGWDPLPWATQQHPRTGAGNAWAVIAADPAHNLVFVPTGAPSPDFYGGLRPGDNKDANSIVALDARTGKKVWAFQLVHHDIWDYDVAAEPLLFDFQGHIPALAVSAKIGSVFVLNRLTGEPLYPVEERPVPASDIPDERISPTQPFSSLPPMNPLTIDPKKLKGHNAQSKAVCSAKLRSLRYDGIFTPPSIGGTLQYPGSLGGINWASMSFDPETGILYANTNGSAYEIRLIDRLHYPPDSHANPAQSAEANPKGSTNYSYQRSHNMVNSPDAVGEISANAGAPYLIYRRVLQDNDGRPCTPTPWGATSALNLNTGKFLWRKPLGTLDPGRHTGTVNFGAPIVTAGGLLFTAGTSEPLLRAIDKATGKEVWTGKLPVPAQSTPMTYMFHGRQYVVISAGGHGGLGTPLGDSVVAFALQ is encoded by the coding sequence ATGAGCCGAACCTATTCGCTATCTTTGCCTGCTCTGGGGCTTGTCCTGTTTTCCGCCTTCACCCTTCACGCTCAAACTCCCGCAACAGGAGAAGGCTGGCCCACCTATGGCGGCGATCCGGGCGGTCAGCGCTACTCCAGTGCGGCCCAGATCACGCGGAAGAATGTCGCAAAGCTGCATCCCGTCTGGACGTATCACACCCACGCGCTCGAGACCTCCAATCTTTCGGGAAGCAAAAGCAACTTTGAAGCCACACCGATCCTCTTCAACGAGACCCTGTACCTCACCACGGCCTTCGATCGCATCATCGCGCTCGACCCGGCAACAGGCGCGGAACGCTGGACCTACGATCCTCATATTCCTGACGATCTCGTCACAGGCAACTACACCTCGCGCGGCGTTGCTGCCTGGCAGAGTCCCGTAAGCAACGACTCTTCCTGCGCCGGTCGAATCTTCGTGGCCACACTCGACGCACGCCTGATCGCCGTCGATGCTGCCACCGGCAAACCTTGCGCCGATTTCGGCGACAACGGCGTGGTCAATCTCAAGACCAACATCCCCACCCTGACGAATTACAGGTCCTTCGGGAATACCTCGCCACCCACCGTCATCGGCGATGTCGTGGTCGTGGGCTCAGCCGTTCCTGATAACCAGGCGGTTGAGGTCGAGCCCGGTGTCGTTCGCGGCTACGATGTGCGCACGGGCCGCCTGCTCTGGGGCTGGGACCCGCTTCCCTGGGCGACGCAGCAGCATCCACGCACAGGCGCCGGCAATGCCTGGGCCGTCATCGCTGCCGATCCGGCGCACAATCTCGTCTTCGTCCCCACCGGCGCTCCCTCGCCCGACTTCTACGGAGGTCTGCGCCCCGGCGACAATAAAGACGCCAACTCCATCGTCGCGCTCGACGCCCGCACCGGCAAAAAGGTCTGGGCCTTCCAGTTGGTGCATCACGATATCTGGGACTACGACGTCGCCGCCGAACCTCTGCTCTTCGACTTCCAGGGCCACATCCCCGCCCTCGCCGTCTCGGCCAAGATCGGCAGCGTCTTCGTTCTCAACCGCCTCACCGGCGAGCCGCTCTACCCTGTCGAAGAACGCCCTGTTCCCGCCAGCGATATTCCCGACGAACGGATCTCCCCGACCCAGCCTTTCTCTTCGCTGCCCCCGATGAACCCGCTCACCATCGACCCTAAAAAGCTCAAAGGCCATAATGCGCAGAGCAAAGCAGTCTGTTCCGCCAAACTTCGTAGCCTGCGTTATGACGGCATCTTTACGCCACCTAGCATAGGCGGCACTTTGCAGTATCCCGGCAGCCTCGGCGGCATCAACTGGGCTTCCATGTCCTTCGATCCGGAGACGGGGATACTCTACGCCAACACCAATGGGTCGGCCTACGAGATTCGGCTCATCGACCGCCTGCACTATCCTCCCGATAGCCATGCCAATCCGGCACAGTCCGCTGAGGCCAATCCCAAGGGATCTACGAATTACAGCTATCAGCGCAGCCATAATATGGTGAACAGTCCCGACGCTGTTGGCGAAATCTCAGCCAATGCCGGGGCTCCCTATCTCATCTACCGCCGGGTGCTGCAGGACAACGACGGCCGCCCCTGCACACCGACTCCCTGGGGCGCCACCAGCGCGCTAAATCTCAATACTGGTAAGTTCCTCTGGCGCAAACCGCTCGGCACGCTCGATCCTGGCCGGCATACCGGCACCGTCAACTTCGGAGCCCCCATCGTTACCGCCGGAGGGCTGCTCTTCACCGCAGGCACATCCGAGCCGCTTCTCCGCGCAATCGATAAAGCCACGGGCAAAGAGGTCTGGACCGGCAAGCTGCCGGTTCCTGCGCAATCCACGCCGATGACCTACATGTTCCACGGACGCCAGTATGTCGTGATCTCAGCCGGAGGGCATGGGGGACTGGGAACTCCGCTGGGCGATTCGGTGGTCGCTTTCGCTCTGCAATAA
- a CDS encoding vWA domain-containing protein: MKIIQHLAVLTCAAAAIASAQQPVKPSRLLLTSQPKLVDCAPVMQSPCMSAAVTPGDAEGKPAPVTLPAASQLAGAFTMQSASGEAKPFYASAGSGPDAGQHTNVVLMIVDISGSMNQPMAGGSTRFQSLKSAIAQFLAGMQEGSDRVAIVPFESHNVVSTIRSAVFTTHRADALAQLNALPAPGPKNNTALYQAVFSGVDSMKGELASLQHEGATLAELQPHLIVMTDGKNEVAPGDDPQLLNGDLGLQQAVAQVQTSNLDTIGIGFGDKNDIDAGALQKLTKRFFYASDANQLLAALHVSRSAVSHSIQITWPLSEANRVALMGRDQIWTPSMQLEDGSVLTGDPLRLIVPATNAPAYDRAASPQELEALIATHPPANSGWSSVLVHLLLYLGASAILLILWFWVPRLIWGEQYSSSVPDRSRRWSSDRSGVTSASGVQVRSTSNLPAGFTPELESASPLQRSAAQTTQVLPRSEASRTRLTFDQN; this comes from the coding sequence GTGAAGATCATTCAACATCTTGCCGTTCTCACCTGCGCTGCCGCGGCCATCGCCTCTGCCCAGCAACCTGTGAAGCCGTCCCGGCTGCTGCTGACCTCCCAACCCAAGTTGGTGGACTGCGCTCCCGTCATGCAGTCTCCGTGCATGTCGGCCGCTGTTACACCGGGCGATGCCGAGGGCAAGCCCGCTCCGGTCACCCTGCCTGCGGCGTCACAACTTGCGGGGGCTTTCACCATGCAAAGCGCCTCCGGTGAGGCTAAGCCGTTCTATGCCAGCGCTGGAAGCGGCCCCGATGCCGGCCAGCACACCAACGTCGTCCTGATGATCGTCGATATCAGCGGCAGCATGAACCAGCCGATGGCCGGTGGCAGCACTCGATTCCAATCGCTTAAAAGCGCTATTGCGCAGTTCCTCGCAGGAATGCAGGAAGGCTCGGACCGCGTCGCCATCGTCCCCTTCGAGAGCCACAACGTCGTTTCAACGATTCGATCCGCAGTCTTCACAACGCATCGGGCCGATGCCCTGGCGCAGTTGAATGCGCTTCCCGCCCCCGGCCCCAAGAACAACACCGCGCTCTACCAGGCCGTCTTCTCCGGCGTTGATTCCATGAAGGGCGAGCTCGCTTCCCTGCAGCACGAGGGCGCTACCCTCGCGGAACTGCAGCCCCACCTGATCGTCATGACCGACGGCAAGAACGAAGTGGCCCCCGGCGACGATCCTCAACTCTTGAACGGCGACCTTGGCCTACAGCAGGCCGTGGCCCAGGTCCAGACTTCGAACCTGGACACCATCGGCATCGGTTTCGGCGATAAGAACGACATCGATGCAGGCGCCCTGCAGAAGCTCACCAAACGGTTCTTCTATGCCTCGGACGCCAATCAACTGCTCGCGGCGCTGCATGTCAGCCGTTCGGCGGTCAGCCATTCGATTCAGATCACCTGGCCGCTGTCCGAGGCCAATCGCGTTGCCCTGATGGGCCGCGACCAGATCTGGACGCCGAGCATGCAGCTGGAAGACGGCTCGGTCCTGACCGGCGACCCGCTTCGCCTCATCGTCCCGGCTACCAACGCCCCCGCGTACGACCGTGCAGCCTCACCCCAGGAGCTGGAAGCGCTGATCGCCACCCATCCGCCAGCGAATTCCGGATGGTCGAGCGTTCTCGTCCACCTATTGCTCTATCTGGGTGCGTCAGCTATCTTGCTCATACTGTGGTTTTGGGTGCCGCGATTGATCTGGGGAGAACAATATTCTAGTTCTGTCCCTGACCGCTCACGGCGCTGGAGCAGCGATCGTTCAGGTGTCACCTCCGCCTCCGGCGTGCAGGTACGTTCGACCTCGAACCTTCCCGCAGGTTTCACCCCGGAGCTCGAATCTGCCAGCCCGCTACAACGTTCTGCTGCCCAGACGACGCAGGTTTTACCGCGTAGCGAAGCTTCCCGCACACGTCTTACTTTCGATCAGAATTAG
- a CDS encoding ThiF family adenylyltransferase — translation MKDLRLAVVGAGTLGSELSRLLAENSFSNVLLIDPDRLEPHNVALSSLYRDIVAEEEHEAFTHYKTELLVDWARQKYSLTWESFAAEIADTGLGRLALCDLVISCTDSTLARVETALAARVLNLPMLDGGVRGEGIPAGRVSWFSPSHDAACYLCGISEIRRAELLSYALSTSLGCGLPAEAPAMTGAPDAVRETAAAMLELIQSFSADKHCLKTSFSSRIEWDLTAQSWIQKDLKLPRSVACPWHDLPEGEWLPLGYDQPIRDSLHRNNMRVQLLWPHCLEARCRVCGHQSTPNLRVARLRRKAVCAQCGTIGSYEPTRIIDSVGDEDFAADFTPRQLGLTKQHLYLFRRVFAPMMRRKDVDEPVA, via the coding sequence TTGAAAGACCTGCGTCTTGCTGTGGTCGGTGCAGGGACACTTGGCTCCGAGCTGAGCAGGCTGCTGGCTGAAAACTCCTTCTCCAACGTTTTGCTCATCGATCCAGACCGGCTTGAGCCGCACAATGTGGCTCTTAGTTCGTTGTATCGAGACATCGTTGCCGAAGAGGAGCATGAAGCCTTCACCCACTACAAAACAGAGTTACTTGTCGATTGGGCCCGGCAAAAGTATAGCCTGACCTGGGAGAGTTTTGCGGCAGAGATTGCGGATACCGGTCTAGGCCGATTGGCTTTGTGCGATCTCGTTATCTCCTGTACTGACAGTACTTTGGCTCGAGTCGAGACTGCCCTTGCCGCCCGTGTGCTGAACCTGCCGATGCTGGATGGCGGCGTGAGGGGAGAGGGGATTCCTGCCGGACGGGTGTCCTGGTTTTCTCCCTCGCACGATGCTGCCTGTTATCTTTGTGGAATCTCCGAAATCAGGCGCGCCGAGCTGCTATCCTATGCCCTCTCAACCTCTTTGGGATGCGGCCTTCCTGCGGAAGCTCCTGCCATGACTGGCGCGCCCGATGCCGTGCGAGAGACCGCCGCCGCCATGCTTGAGTTAATTCAGTCTTTCTCCGCAGATAAACATTGTTTAAAAACTTCCTTCTCTTCGCGTATCGAGTGGGATCTTACGGCACAATCATGGATACAGAAGGATTTGAAGCTGCCCCGAAGTGTGGCCTGTCCCTGGCACGATCTGCCTGAGGGCGAGTGGCTTCCACTGGGTTACGATCAACCTATTCGGGATTCGCTCCATAGAAACAATATGCGGGTACAGTTACTTTGGCCGCATTGCCTGGAGGCACGCTGCCGTGTGTGCGGCCACCAGAGCACGCCGAATCTGCGCGTCGCCCGGCTTCGCCGTAAAGCGGTCTGCGCGCAGTGCGGCACCATCGGCAGCTATGAACCCACCAGGATCATCGATAGTGTGGGAGATGAAGATTTTGCGGCGGATTTTACGCCGCGGCAGCTAGGATTAACGAAACAGCATCTATACCTGTTCCGCCGTGTTTTTGCTCCCATGATGAGAAGGAAGGACGTTGATGAACCGGTCGCTTGA
- a CDS encoding serine/threonine-protein kinase: MIALGISQAKAAPLNVDNGADLTDIASRLQIIFGGRFEVLRPLAIGGMATIFQLRHRLHKGLFVAKVLHPRLAGKPGIIRSFRAEAAHAARLGGHPNAVPVFDFGELDGLFFMTMPYIEGEDVDKLLQRNGPLSRAETLDFAAQISSLLSFAETEGIVHCDLTPANIRLDIFGLYRLLDFGISHSEACGRERSFRGGTPLYTSPEQLRGETPDFRSDLYSLGAILAEMLTGLPLFHAETLDEIDRKHLKGDWKLPPAVTQDKAIKHLLEKLLATKREDRFQSAFEVSGALAGLGFSRPEFRERLAIPATAKAPIKTVRRARLSAE; the protein is encoded by the coding sequence GTGATCGCCTTAGGGATAAGCCAGGCAAAGGCTGCGCCATTGAACGTGGATAACGGCGCTGACCTTACCGATATTGCGTCTCGGCTGCAGATCATCTTTGGCGGCCGCTTCGAGGTGCTGCGCCCCCTCGCCATCGGCGGAATGGCAACGATCTTCCAGCTGCGCCATCGTTTGCATAAAGGCCTGTTCGTCGCGAAGGTGCTGCATCCGCGCCTTGCCGGCAAGCCGGGCATCATCCGCAGCTTTCGTGCGGAGGCCGCTCATGCCGCGCGGCTCGGAGGCCATCCGAACGCTGTGCCGGTCTTTGATTTCGGGGAACTGGACGGTCTGTTCTTCATGACCATGCCTTATATCGAAGGCGAGGACGTCGATAAGCTGCTGCAGCGAAACGGTCCTCTGTCGCGTGCAGAGACTCTCGATTTTGCCGCACAAATCAGTAGTTTGCTCAGCTTTGCGGAGACCGAGGGCATCGTCCACTGCGACCTGACTCCTGCCAATATCCGGCTCGATATCTTCGGACTCTACCGCCTGCTCGATTTCGGAATCTCGCACTCGGAGGCCTGTGGCCGCGAGCGCTCTTTTCGCGGTGGCACTCCGCTGTACACCAGCCCCGAACAATTGCGCGGCGAAACCCCGGACTTTCGCAGCGACCTCTACTCGCTCGGAGCCATCCTGGCGGAGATGCTCACGGGGCTACCACTGTTCCATGCGGAAACGCTGGATGAGATTGATCGAAAGCATCTTAAGGGAGACTGGAAGCTCCCTCCTGCCGTGACACAGGACAAAGCCATCAAGCACCTGCTCGAAAAACTGCTGGCAACCAAGCGAGAGGATCGCTTTCAAAGTGCCTTTGAGGTCTCGGGAGCATTGGCAGGACTCGGATTTTCACGGCCCGAGTTCCGCGAGCGCCTGGCGATCCCTGCCACAGCCAAGGCGCCGATCAAGACCGTTCGCCGTGCTCGCCTGAGCGCCGAGTGA
- a CDS encoding ubiquitin-conjugating enzyme E2 variant → MTGSERRLQAEWDLLQGLAQLNPGRLTDISAEDKLFRVTLRETPARLARAVHEAPATVHRLRVLYPSYFPAVPLELYVDTAFQHPNVHPETGFVCLWERHRAENTVEHALHKIVAMMDGRLYNREALHIMQPEALGWIEQQHSEGFAPIQVKPLLGVTHDTFALNPETQNRRHRLS, encoded by the coding sequence GTGACCGGTTCCGAGCGAAGACTGCAGGCGGAGTGGGATCTGCTGCAGGGGCTCGCGCAGTTGAACCCCGGCAGGCTTACCGATATCTCGGCGGAGGACAAACTGTTTCGTGTGACGCTGCGCGAAACTCCCGCCCGTCTGGCTCGCGCCGTACACGAGGCTCCGGCGACCGTGCACCGCCTGCGGGTGCTTTATCCGTCATACTTTCCCGCAGTACCGCTGGAGCTCTACGTGGACACTGCCTTTCAGCATCCTAATGTTCATCCGGAAACGGGTTTTGTTTGTCTCTGGGAGCGGCATCGGGCCGAGAACACGGTGGAGCATGCCCTGCACAAGATCGTTGCGATGATGGATGGACGTTTGTACAACCGCGAAGCCCTGCACATCATGCAGCCGGAGGCCTTGGGCTGGATCGAGCAGCAGCACAGCGAAGGATTCGCACCGATCCAGGTAAAGCCGCTTCTCGGAGTCACGCATGATACCTTTGCGCTGAATCCAGAAACGCAGAATAGGAGACACCGGCTGTCGTGA
- a CDS encoding IS110 family RNA-guided transposase, protein MTRMICGVDISSASLAVRIGREGAAASFANTVEGISELVAFCRLHQVDLVAMEATGGYEKQSFALLSEQGLAVTILNPRAVRQFALSMGRAEKTDAIDAGMIAWFAEVKNSQPMCLSPASQHHLRALVTRLRQLTEVHTAQRNQQRLITDPAVQASFTELLAVINRQIRELAAAIAALLAADPLWSQLDQAFRTIKGVADRTVARLMAEMPEIGTLSNKTISKLAGVAPLANDSGKHQGKRRVRGGRSSIREILFIVASVVGRYEPDFIAFRERLANAGKPPKVIRIALAHKLLVRLNAKAREVRSQFLHSQRNPSSQQSITA, encoded by the coding sequence GTGACACGCATGATTTGTGGAGTGGATATATCCTCAGCCTCTTTGGCGGTACGGATAGGCCGAGAGGGTGCAGCAGCCAGTTTTGCCAATACGGTGGAAGGCATCAGTGAGTTGGTTGCGTTCTGCCGGTTGCACCAGGTAGATCTGGTGGCGATGGAGGCCACCGGGGGCTACGAAAAGCAGAGCTTCGCGTTGCTCTCAGAACAGGGGCTGGCTGTGACCATCCTCAACCCGCGCGCGGTCCGTCAGTTCGCGCTCAGCATGGGGAGAGCCGAGAAGACCGATGCGATCGACGCAGGTATGATCGCCTGGTTCGCGGAAGTGAAGAACTCCCAGCCGATGTGCCTGTCGCCGGCCAGCCAGCATCACCTGCGCGCGCTGGTGACACGCCTGCGCCAGCTCACCGAGGTTCACACCGCTCAGCGCAACCAGCAGCGCCTGATCACCGACCCTGCCGTGCAGGCCTCGTTCACCGAACTGCTGGCCGTAATCAACCGCCAGATCCGTGAACTGGCCGCAGCCATCGCGGCGTTACTAGCTGCCGACCCGCTCTGGAGCCAACTCGATCAGGCCTTCCGCACCATCAAGGGCGTGGCCGACCGCACCGTAGCGCGCCTCATGGCCGAGATGCCCGAGATCGGAACCCTGTCTAACAAAACCATCTCCAAGCTGGCCGGTGTTGCCCCGCTGGCCAACGACAGCGGTAAGCACCAGGGCAAACGCAGGGTGCGCGGAGGTCGTTCCTCTATCCGCGAGATCCTGTTCATCGTTGCCAGCGTCGTTGGCCGCTACGAACCCGACTTCATCGCCTTCCGAGAACGGCTCGCCAACGCGGGAAAGCCTCCCAAAGTCATACGCATCGCCTTAGCTCATAAACTGCTCGTTCGACTCAACGCAAAAGCCCGCGAAGTTCGATCCCAGTTCCTCCACTCTCAACGGAACCCCTCTTCCCAACAATCCATCACCGCATAA
- a CDS encoding acyltransferase family protein, whose protein sequence is MPNIEDLAALKPDSTAVIPLQDVGNEGLSPIVNRSPVTGNTVHTRPENRAYFPALDGIRALAFVMVLGQHYAATPWGWTGVDIFFVLSGFLITGILFDSRDDPHRVRNFYIRRTLRIFPLYYGIFLVLLLSTPLIHWSWSRSWIAWPLYLGNYLRFLHPYILGTPWQRIADAQISGTNAHGITVYMGHFWSLCVEEQFYLFWPWVIFFVRSRRTLLWICGCSVLLMPLVRIWANTVLPQNMLDVEILYRATPFRIDALLLGGLVALWYRGTQRDAMLKISHWLFWLCAAISAVYLALTLHRHGDYIYPAWKFTWGLSFIDLFAASALVVALQPGSVLYRLFKLRPLRWLGRISYGAYVFHDLFHGALLELLNRIHLFQYLYGAQEHPRSATALIALALTCVLAWLSFRFFETPFLNLKERWTIRTS, encoded by the coding sequence ATGCCTAACATTGAAGATTTGGCTGCCTTAAAACCTGATTCCACGGCAGTCATTCCGTTACAGGACGTCGGCAATGAGGGATTGTCCCCTATAGTGAATCGGAGCCCTGTAACAGGCAATACCGTGCACACCAGGCCAGAGAATCGCGCTTACTTCCCAGCGCTTGACGGCATACGCGCGCTTGCCTTTGTCATGGTTCTCGGCCAGCATTATGCCGCCACCCCCTGGGGCTGGACCGGTGTCGATATCTTTTTCGTGCTCTCCGGATTTTTGATCACCGGCATCCTCTTCGACTCGCGTGACGATCCCCATCGCGTGCGGAACTTCTATATTCGACGCACACTCCGCATCTTTCCCCTCTACTATGGCATCTTCCTTGTGCTGCTTCTTTCAACACCACTCATCCACTGGAGCTGGTCGCGAAGCTGGATCGCCTGGCCGCTCTATCTTGGAAACTATCTGCGCTTCCTGCATCCCTATATCCTCGGAACACCCTGGCAGCGCATCGCCGATGCCCAGATCTCCGGAACAAATGCGCACGGTATCACCGTATACATGGGGCACTTCTGGTCTTTGTGCGTGGAAGAACAGTTTTATCTCTTCTGGCCGTGGGTGATCTTTTTCGTCCGTAGCCGACGCACCCTGCTCTGGATCTGCGGCTGCAGTGTCCTGCTGATGCCGCTTGTGCGCATCTGGGCAAATACGGTACTACCTCAGAACATGCTCGATGTAGAGATCCTTTATCGGGCCACTCCGTTTCGCATCGACGCCCTGCTGCTTGGCGGACTCGTCGCCCTCTGGTATCGCGGCACGCAGCGCGATGCCATGCTAAAGATCTCTCACTGGCTCTTCTGGCTATGCGCGGCAATCTCCGCAGTATATTTAGCACTCACCCTTCACCGTCACGGGGACTACATTTACCCGGCGTGGAAGTTCACCTGGGGCCTCAGCTTTATCGACCTCTTCGCCGCGTCCGCTCTTGTCGTCGCATTGCAACCAGGTTCTGTGCTCTATCGCCTGTTCAAGTTGCGTCCTTTGCGTTGGCTGGGCCGCATCAGTTATGGCGCTTATGTGTTTCACGATCTATTCCATGGAGCACTCCTGGAATTACTCAACCGCATCCATCTCTTCCAGTACCTATACGGCGCACAGGAGCATCCGAGATCCGCTACCGCGCTCATCGCCCTCGCTCTTACCTGCGTACTCGCATGGCTCAGCTTCCGGTTCTTTGAAACGCCCTTCCTGAATCTCAAGGAACGCTGGACGATACGAACATCCTGA
- a CDS encoding FHA domain-containing protein — MSIYRGLYFSTLIGTLGGLLASLCAVLLSIPMADTGLRWLPDTVSLMAFGPVVGVLLYLHFDRVLLGRIRGSSIGFGLLLGVLSGAAASALAFELRNGISSTSPTLYRVTVWAFCFSLIGLGLGLRWMQTNRGRILHTYAGSLAGGLLGGLAFILFTPHLSAGISMCSLILAGAGTGFGSGIAPVLVREGIMRFISSGDARAQNKLGKNKTLWDLAMGESYVLGSAPTAQSGSRFQQGADICIPDSSVAPRHAVVFHKDGRYFIARHPDASGPEGIAKYVLRIKGKTVVSSQELHPTDDLLIGRTALRFESRKQGE, encoded by the coding sequence ATGAGTATTTATCGTGGGCTTTATTTCTCGACGTTGATCGGTACGCTGGGTGGGCTTCTGGCATCACTATGCGCTGTTCTGCTTTCGATCCCGATGGCAGATACAGGACTGCGCTGGTTGCCGGACACTGTGAGCCTCATGGCCTTCGGGCCTGTGGTTGGCGTGCTCCTCTATCTTCATTTTGACCGCGTTCTGCTGGGCAGGATTCGCGGCTCCTCTATCGGATTCGGACTACTCCTCGGCGTGCTCTCCGGCGCTGCCGCCTCGGCGCTTGCCTTTGAGCTGCGGAACGGCATCTCCTCTACCTCTCCCACGCTCTATCGTGTGACGGTCTGGGCCTTCTGCTTCTCTCTCATCGGTCTGGGCCTCGGCCTTCGCTGGATGCAGACGAATCGCGGACGCATCCTTCACACCTATGCGGGCAGCCTTGCCGGCGGCCTGCTGGGCGGGCTGGCCTTCATCCTCTTCACACCTCACCTGTCGGCCGGAATCTCCATGTGCAGCCTGATCCTCGCAGGTGCGGGAACGGGCTTCGGAAGCGGAATCGCCCCGGTCCTGGTGCGCGAAGGCATCATGCGCTTCATCAGCTCCGGCGACGCGCGGGCACAGAACAAGCTCGGCAAGAACAAGACCCTGTGGGATCTCGCCATGGGTGAGTCCTACGTTCTCGGCAGTGCTCCAACAGCACAGAGCGGAAGCCGTTTTCAGCAGGGTGCCGATATCTGCATTCCCGATTCTTCCGTCGCTCCGCGCCATGCCGTTGTCTTTCATAAGGATGGCCGCTACTTCATCGCACGGCATCCAGATGCGTCCGGTCCCGAAGGCATAGCGAAGTACGTTCTGCGCATCAAAGGAAAGACGGTGGTCAGCTCACAGGAGCTGCATCCCACTGATGATCTTCTGATTGGCCGCACCGCTCTACGCTTCGAAAGCAGAAAGCAAGGGGAATAG